The following are encoded together in the Azospirillum brasilense genome:
- a CDS encoding sigma-70 family RNA polymerase sigma factor has protein sequence MTFSLRDQLSNQLRSLRRYALALARNRDDAEDLVQETLVRAISGSRTFRPNGDLRSWLFGILHNVHVNGVRREQVRARGASAIEAMTYGQMPPNQPDHVELMRTIEAFSTLPDEQRRVLTLVAVEGMSYQEAARQLDIPLGTLMSRLARGREALRVEMGHRGRAQTALRVAR, from the coding sequence GTGACGTTCAGCCTGCGCGATCAACTGTCGAATCAACTGCGCTCCCTGCGCCGCTACGCCCTCGCGCTGGCGCGCAACCGCGACGACGCGGAGGATCTCGTGCAGGAGACGCTGGTGCGCGCCATTTCCGGCTCCCGGACCTTCCGGCCGAACGGCGACCTGCGGTCCTGGCTGTTCGGCATCCTGCACAACGTCCACGTCAACGGGGTGCGGCGGGAGCAGGTGCGGGCGCGCGGCGCCTCGGCCATCGAGGCGATGACCTACGGGCAGATGCCGCCCAACCAGCCGGACCATGTGGAGCTGATGCGGACCATCGAGGCCTTCTCCACCCTTCCCGACGAGCAGCGGCGCGTCCTGACCCTCGTCGCCGTGGAGGGGATGAGCTACCAGGAGGCCGCCCGCCAGCTCGACATTCCGCTCGGCACGCTGATGTCGCGCCTGGCCCGCGGGCGGGAGGCGCTGCGCGTGGAGATGGGCCACCGCGGCCGCGCCCAGACCGCCCTGCGGGTGGCGAGGTGA
- a CDS encoding anti-sigma factor family protein — translation MGGDPISLNQDADLHLYMDGEMEPARRAAFEAQLVANPALAAKLDEYRHQQEMLKLGLDMMAAVSVQETETLAGRLRWRLDMDRFSRRVAPLAAAMLLVMGGWSLTLWVQSGGAAGPQLAGEIDDVPAFADEAAEAHSKAVALNTLQPTPPQTNVTPVPVQTAQVPLPEGRGMTVALPAIGPELTLIRASIVPWNHGTALQFLYREPDGELLTLFVASGEPAQDGALHTVVHDSLRLVYWRAGVVAYTVTGNKADGDLLTVAKKMADSIRRS, via the coding sequence ATGGGCGGTGATCCCATCAGCCTCAACCAGGACGCCGACCTGCATCTCTACATGGACGGCGAGATGGAGCCGGCCCGCCGCGCCGCCTTCGAGGCGCAGTTGGTCGCCAACCCGGCCCTGGCCGCCAAGCTGGACGAGTACCGGCACCAGCAGGAAATGCTGAAGCTGGGGCTGGACATGATGGCCGCCGTTTCGGTGCAGGAGACCGAAACGCTGGCCGGGCGCCTGCGCTGGCGTCTGGACATGGACCGCTTCAGCCGGCGGGTCGCCCCGCTGGCCGCCGCGATGCTGCTGGTCATGGGGGGATGGAGCCTGACCCTGTGGGTGCAGTCGGGCGGGGCCGCCGGACCGCAACTGGCCGGCGAGATCGACGACGTCCCGGCCTTCGCGGACGAGGCGGCGGAGGCGCATTCCAAGGCCGTCGCGCTCAACACGCTGCAGCCGACCCCGCCCCAGACGAACGTCACACCGGTCCCGGTTCAGACCGCCCAGGTGCCGCTGCCGGAGGGCCGCGGCATGACGGTGGCGCTTCCCGCCATCGGTCCCGAACTCACCCTGATCCGGGCCAGCATCGTGCCATGGAACCATGGCACCGCTCTTCAGTTTCTCTACAGGGAGCCGGACGGCGAACTGCTGACCCTGTTCGTGGCGTCCGGCGAGCCGGCTCAGGACGGCGCCCTGCACACCGTCGTGCATGACAGCCTGCGGCTCGTCTATTGGCGGGCCGGGGTGGTCGCCTACACCGTCACCGGCAACAAGGCCGACGGCGATCTGTTGACCGTCGCCAAGAAAATGGCGGACAGCATCCGCCGATCCTGA
- a CDS encoding extensin family protein: protein MARFLRWVTALLFLAVMGGAAMVGTGVVTVPPRYDPWAPLDIGEVPNLLTRLKLSRLDGAPRQCHAVLGDAGLRFSPVTDRQTGPGCGLTDAVQVSRSAVAFNGGFTVTCPLAAAWMLFETHTLQPAAQRHFGQRVARVRHLGSYACRNVYGRAEGRRSEHATANALDIAGFTLADGTTIALPGDWTSADGRKRAFLREVRDGACEVFRAVLGPDYNEAHRDHFHLDMGPYRVCR, encoded by the coding sequence ATGGCACGGTTTTTGCGATGGGTGACTGCCCTGCTGTTTCTGGCCGTCATGGGCGGGGCGGCGATGGTGGGAACGGGTGTGGTCACGGTTCCGCCCCGCTACGATCCCTGGGCGCCGCTGGACATCGGGGAGGTGCCGAACCTGCTGACCCGTCTCAAGCTGTCCCGGCTGGACGGCGCGCCCCGGCAGTGCCACGCCGTACTGGGCGACGCGGGCCTGCGCTTCAGTCCGGTGACCGACCGGCAGACCGGTCCGGGCTGCGGCCTGACCGACGCGGTGCAGGTCAGCCGCTCGGCGGTGGCCTTCAACGGCGGCTTCACCGTCACCTGCCCGCTCGCCGCCGCCTGGATGCTGTTCGAGACGCACACGCTCCAGCCCGCGGCGCAGCGGCATTTCGGCCAGCGGGTGGCGCGGGTCCGGCATTTGGGAAGCTACGCCTGCCGCAACGTCTACGGCCGGGCGGAGGGGCGCCGCAGCGAGCACGCCACCGCCAACGCCCTCGACATCGCCGGCTTCACGCTGGCCGACGGCACCACCATCGCCCTGCCCGGCGACTGGACGTCGGCGGATGGACGGAAGCGCGCCTTCCTGCGCGAGGTGCGCGACGGCGCCTGCGAGGTCTTCCGCGCGGTGCTGGGCCCCGACTACAACGAGGCCCACCGCGACCACTTCCACCTCGACATGGGGCCGTACCGCGTCTGCCGGTGA
- a CDS encoding MBL fold metallo-hydrolase has translation MKDDAELIRHPFSEAPDNGTVREVAPGVLWLRLPLPYALDHVNLYLFEEGDGWALFDTGLGDDVSRECWDRLLRGPLGGKPIVRLVVSHFHPDHVGLAGWLHERFAPPLHMTQSEYYYAKLLQQGRDPQALEAQDAFYQAGGLSPDEIQQMLGRGLSYLNRTTGLAPSFERMIPGQTLRLGGRDWRILTGGGHSPEQAMLYCAADRLFLAADQVIARISPNVSVSAMQPKADPLGLYLSSLAAIREEVAADSLVLSGHRLPFYGLDHRTRALEAHHADRCAQIAEACRGKPLSCKELVPVLFRRALDSHQLSFAFGEALAHLNHMVGRGELRIETRADGVLAYQSA, from the coding sequence GTGAAAGACGACGCCGAACTCATCCGCCATCCGTTTTCCGAAGCACCGGACAATGGAACGGTCCGGGAGGTGGCGCCGGGTGTGCTGTGGCTGCGCCTGCCGCTGCCCTACGCACTGGACCACGTCAACCTCTACCTCTTCGAGGAAGGGGACGGCTGGGCGCTGTTCGACACCGGGCTTGGCGACGACGTCAGCCGCGAGTGCTGGGACCGGCTTCTGCGCGGCCCGCTGGGCGGCAAGCCGATCGTCCGGCTGGTGGTCAGCCACTTCCATCCCGACCATGTCGGTCTGGCCGGCTGGCTGCACGAGCGTTTCGCCCCGCCGCTGCACATGACCCAGAGCGAGTATTACTACGCCAAGCTTCTGCAACAAGGGCGCGACCCCCAGGCGCTGGAGGCGCAGGACGCCTTCTACCAAGCCGGGGGCCTGTCGCCCGACGAGATCCAGCAGATGCTCGGCCGCGGCCTCAGCTACCTGAACCGCACGACCGGGCTGGCGCCCAGCTTCGAGCGGATGATCCCCGGCCAGACCCTGCGGCTGGGCGGGCGCGACTGGCGCATCCTGACCGGCGGCGGTCATTCGCCGGAGCAGGCGATGCTCTATTGCGCCGCCGACCGGCTGTTCCTTGCCGCCGATCAGGTCATCGCGCGCATTTCCCCCAACGTCAGCGTCTCCGCGATGCAGCCCAAGGCCGACCCGCTGGGGCTCTACCTGTCGTCCCTGGCCGCGATCCGGGAGGAGGTGGCGGCGGACTCGCTGGTCCTGTCCGGTCACAGGCTGCCCTTCTACGGGCTGGACCACCGCACCCGCGCGCTGGAAGCCCACCACGCCGACCGTTGTGCGCAGATCGCCGAGGCCTGCCGCGGCAAACCTCTGAGCTGCAAGGAACTGGTGCCGGTGCTGTTCCGCCGCGCGCTGGACTCGCACCAGCTGAGCTTCGCCTTCGGGGAGGCGCTGGCTCATCTCAACCACATGGTCGGGCGCGGCGAGCTGCGCATCGAGACGCGCGCCGACGGCGTGCTGGCCTACCAAAGCGCTTAA